A genomic window from bacterium includes:
- a CDS encoding CBS domain-containing protein: protein MTVRELLQSKSKREVIIASPLTKIRSAMNLLIKHEVSCLPVLNDQQELVGILSDKDIFRRAYHDCHGFAELAVGELMTSDVIVGLETDDVSYIAGVMTKNRIRHVPIVKGNRLVGLISIGDVVKTQMTDIEFENRHLWQYINGSYPG from the coding sequence ATGACCGTACGTGAGCTGCTGCAATCCAAAAGCAAGCGCGAGGTGATCATCGCTTCCCCTCTCACCAAGATCCGAAGCGCCATGAATCTCCTGATCAAACATGAGGTCAGTTGCCTGCCGGTGCTGAACGACCAGCAGGAGCTGGTAGGGATCCTCTCCGACAAAGATATCTTCCGCCGCGCCTACCACGACTGCCACGGCTTCGCCGAACTTGCTGTGGGAGAATTGATGACCTCGGATGTGATTGTCGGACTGGAGACGGACGATGTGAGCTATATCGCCGGGGTGATGACCAAGAACCGAATACGGCATGTGCCGATCGTAAAGGGGAATCGTTTGGTCGGGTTGATCTCGATCGGCGACGTGGTGAAAACGCAGATGACGGATATCGAATTCGAGAACCGTCACTTGTGGCAGTATATCAATGGGAGTTATCCGGGGTAG
- a CDS encoding RNA polymerase sigma factor, with translation MALNEERLLKEIEDDPRRFGEIYDAFYGRIFGYAFRRTGSYDAAKDIAAETFLKAYAGVGKFKWRNISVLHWLYRIATNELNKYSRDRAYAPESLSRIQEEYGIEITDYSNAETERARLAEELAKHREYLRINETIKKLDLKYQEVISLRFYEQKSIKEISLILGKREGTIKSLLSRGMDKLRGYLTGE, from the coding sequence TTGGCTCTGAACGAAGAAAGGCTCCTCAAGGAGATTGAAGATGATCCTCGCAGATTCGGGGAGATCTATGATGCCTTTTATGGCCGGATATTCGGGTATGCCTTCCGCCGAACCGGCAGTTACGATGCCGCCAAGGACATTGCCGCCGAGACCTTTCTGAAAGCATATGCCGGTGTCGGGAAATTTAAGTGGCGCAATATCTCAGTCCTGCATTGGCTGTATCGAATCGCGACGAACGAACTCAACAAATACTCCCGGGACCGTGCCTATGCGCCGGAGTCGTTGAGCAGGATACAGGAAGAGTACGGGATCGAGATAACGGACTACTCGAACGCGGAGACAGAAAGGGCGCGGCTTGCCGAAGAACTGGCGAAACACCGGGAGTATCTCAGGATAAATGAAACTATCAAGAAGCTCGATCTCAAGTATCAGGAAGTCATTTCACTGCGGTTCTACGAGCAGAAATCGATAAAGGAGATCTCGCTCATTCTCGGAAAGCGAGAAGGCACGATCAAGTCGCTTCTGTCACGGGGCATGGACAAATTGCGAGGATATCTCACAGGAGAATAG
- the frr gene encoding ribosome recycling factor, translating to MIEEILKQTKEKMHKSVEAIHRELGTVRTGKASTHLLDTVRVEAYGSQMPLNQVGTVSAPEARMLTIQAFDKTVVGEIVKAIQKADLGLNPQPDGTLIRIPIPALNEERRKELVKHCKHIAEEGRVAIRNIRRDANEHLKKALKDHKVAEDSEKDGIDKIQKMTDDYIRQIDDQLSKKEKEMMEV from the coding sequence ATGATTGAAGAGATTCTCAAACAGACCAAAGAGAAAATGCACAAGTCGGTGGAAGCTATTCACCGCGAGTTGGGGACTGTCCGAACGGGCAAAGCCTCGACTCACCTGCTCGACACCGTACGTGTCGAAGCGTACGGCAGCCAGATGCCGCTCAACCAGGTCGGCACTGTCTCCGCTCCCGAAGCGCGCATGCTGACTATCCAGGCATTTGATAAGACGGTAGTGGGCGAGATCGTCAAAGCGATCCAGAAAGCCGATCTCGGCCTCAACCCTCAACCCGATGGCACGCTCATCCGTATCCCGATCCCCGCACTCAACGAAGAACGACGCAAAGAGCTGGTCAAGCATTGCAAGCATATCGCTGAGGAGGGGAGAGTGGCGATCCGCAATATCCGCCGCGACGCCAACGAGCATCTGAAGAAAGCGCTCAAGGATCACAAAGTCGCCGAGGATTCAGAAAAGGATGGGATCGATAAGATCCAAAAGATGACGGACGATTACATCCGTCAGATCGATGATCAGCTTTCGAAGAAAGAGAAGGAGATGATGGAGGTATAA
- a CDS encoding UMP kinase: MDTDSPTPAYKRVLIKLSGEALMGPTDYGIHTPTVEFICRQIAEVKSLGIELGLVIGGGNIFRGMKGAERGMDRVTGDNIGMLATVMNSLAVMDMLEQMGIYTRVMSAVKIEAFAEPYIRRRAIRHMEKGRTVIFAAGTGNPYFSTDTAASLRAMEVGAQLMVKATNVDGVYSADPKKDKNAVFFPKLSYMDVLTKELKVMDSTSISLLKDNKIPVRVIDLNVPGILKQVVQGENVGTLIC, encoded by the coding sequence ATGGATACCGACTCACCTACACCTGCGTATAAGCGGGTCCTGATCAAGCTGTCCGGTGAGGCCCTCATGGGCCCCACCGATTACGGCATCCACACTCCCACTGTCGAATTTATCTGCCGTCAGATCGCTGAGGTCAAATCGCTCGGTATCGAGCTGGGCCTGGTTATCGGGGGCGGGAATATCTTTCGCGGCATGAAGGGGGCCGAGCGCGGCATGGATCGTGTCACCGGCGATAATATCGGCATGCTCGCGACTGTGATGAACTCTCTCGCCGTGATGGATATGCTCGAACAGATGGGGATCTACACCCGCGTTATGTCGGCGGTCAAGATCGAAGCGTTCGCTGAGCCGTATATCCGCCGTCGCGCCATTCGCCACATGGAGAAGGGGAGAACGGTGATCTTCGCCGCCGGAACCGGCAATCCCTATTTCAGCACCGATACCGCCGCTTCACTCCGGGCGATGGAGGTTGGCGCACAACTGATGGTCAAAGCGACCAACGTCGACGGCGTCTATTCCGCCGACCCGAAAAAAGACAAGAATGCTGTTTTCTTCCCGAAACTGTCGTATATGGATGTTCTCACGAAAGAACTCAAAGTGATGGATTCAACCTCGATCTCGCTGCTGAAGGATAACAAGATCCCGGTTCGGGTGATCGACCTGAATGTGCCGGGGATCCTCAAGCAAGTGGTTCAGGGAGAGAATGTCGGCACTCTCATTTGCTAG
- a CDS encoding elongation factor Ts, producing MEITAQQVKELREKTGAGMMDCKKALAETQGDVEKAVHLLREKGIAKAASKEGRTTSEGTIASLVANGDKLGVLVEINCETDFVARTDKFKQFASDIAQHVATNAPKDLDALNAQTMPNHEGKSVSDYVKGFIGSLGENTQIKRFVRMESTGYLTTYIHPGDKLGVLVEMEASSKVTGNPEFKQFARDIAMQIAATSPQAVRREEMNQELIASEREIYRKQVLNEGKPEKIVDKIVDGKIEKYYTEVVLMEQLFVKDNDKTIGDIVKAAVASLGENVAIKRFARFRLGE from the coding sequence ATGGAAATAACTGCACAACAAGTCAAAGAACTGCGCGAGAAAACCGGCGCCGGCATGATGGATTGCAAGAAAGCGCTGGCCGAAACGCAGGGTGATGTCGAAAAAGCGGTCCACCTCCTTCGGGAAAAAGGGATCGCAAAGGCCGCCTCAAAAGAAGGGCGCACGACCTCCGAAGGAACCATCGCTTCGCTCGTCGCCAACGGCGACAAGCTCGGTGTTTTGGTTGAGATCAATTGCGAAACCGATTTCGTCGCTCGTACCGATAAGTTCAAACAGTTTGCCTCGGATATCGCGCAGCATGTCGCGACCAATGCACCGAAAGATCTCGATGCCCTGAACGCGCAGACGATGCCGAATCATGAAGGCAAGTCAGTCTCTGATTACGTCAAAGGATTTATCGGCTCGCTCGGCGAGAATACCCAGATCAAGCGATTTGTCCGGATGGAATCGACCGGCTACCTGACCACCTATATTCACCCCGGTGACAAACTGGGCGTATTGGTGGAGATGGAAGCCTCAAGCAAAGTGACTGGCAATCCGGAGTTCAAGCAGTTTGCGCGCGATATCGCCATGCAGATCGCCGCGACCAGCCCACAAGCGGTCCGTCGCGAAGAAATGAACCAGGAATTGATCGCCTCAGAGCGCGAGATCTATCGCAAGCAAGTGCTCAACGAAGGGAAGCCGGAAAAGATCGTCGACAAGATCGTTGACGGCAAGATCGAGAAGTATTACACCGAGGTCGTCCTGATGGAACAGCTGTTCGTCAAGGATAACGACAAGACCATTGGCGATATCGTCAAGGCGGCGGTCGCCAGTCTCGGTGAAAACGTCGCGATCAAGCGGTTTGCCCGCTTCCGCCTGGGCGAATAA
- the rpsB gene encoding 30S ribosomal protein S2: MLTPKLKEFLEAGVHFGHQTRRWNPKMKPFIFAARNGIYIIDLQKTINALEQAKKKVREIVSAGRPILFVGTKKQAREVILELAPKCNGFYVTERWLGGMLTNFNTIKNSIKKLKDIERMREDGTFEKFTKKERSGMDNEAEKLNEILSGIKEMNYLPGLVIIVDAKKEKIAVSECKKLGIPIIAILDTNADPDPIDFPIAGNDDAIKSIRILLRELVDSAADALGSMPNIGDISVEPDRVTPLKTYVSEEESGRGKSPEKQ; this comes from the coding sequence ATGCTTACACCCAAACTCAAGGAGTTCCTCGAGGCTGGCGTCCACTTTGGTCACCAGACCCGTCGTTGGAACCCCAAGATGAAGCCGTTTATCTTTGCAGCTCGCAACGGCATCTACATCATTGACCTGCAGAAAACCATCAATGCCCTGGAACAGGCGAAGAAGAAAGTCCGCGAGATCGTCTCCGCCGGACGTCCGATCCTGTTTGTCGGCACCAAAAAACAGGCCCGCGAGGTGATCCTTGAACTCGCGCCGAAGTGCAATGGCTTTTATGTCACTGAGCGCTGGCTCGGCGGCATGCTGACCAACTTCAATACCATCAAGAACTCGATCAAGAAGCTCAAAGATATCGAGCGGATGCGCGAAGACGGCACTTTCGAGAAGTTCACCAAGAAAGAACGGTCCGGCATGGACAACGAAGCTGAAAAGCTGAATGAGATCCTGTCCGGTATCAAGGAGATGAATTATCTCCCCGGTCTGGTGATCATTGTTGATGCCAAGAAAGAGAAGATCGCGGTCTCCGAGTGCAAAAAGCTCGGCATCCCGATCATCGCTATCCTCGATACCAATGCCGACCCGGATCCGATCGATTTCCCGATCGCCGGCAACGATGACGCGATCAAGTCGATCCGCATCCTGTTGCGTGAGTTGGTGGATTCCGCGGCTGATGCGCTCGGCTCAATGCCGAACATCGGCGATATCAGCGTGGAACCGGATCGTGTTACGCCCCTGAAGACCTACGTCTCCGAAGAGGAGTCCGGTCGCGGGAAGTCGCCTGAGAAACAGTAA